The following proteins are co-located in the Haloarcula marismortui ATCC 43049 genome:
- a CDS encoding mandelate racemase/muconate lactonizing enzyme family protein, with the protein MGKANDVDYADLHDPNAEYTMRELSAETMGVTAKRGGGRDVEITDVQTTMVDGNFPWTLVRIYTDAGIVGTGEAYWGAGVPELIERMKPFVVGENPLDIDRLYEHLIQKMSGEGSVEGVTVTAIAGIEVALHDLAGKILEVPAYQLLGGKYRDEMRVYCDCHTEEEADPEACAEEARRVVDELGYDALKFDLDVPSGLEKDRANRHLRPGEIRHKAEIVEKVTEEVKDEADVAFDCHWTFSGSSGKRLAEAIEEYDVWWLEDPVPPENIEVQEEVTKSTTTPITVGENRYRVTEERRLIENQAVDMIAPDMPKVGGMRETRKVADVANQYYIPVAMHNVSSPIATMASAHVGAAVPNSLAVEYHSYELGWWDDLVEETVIENGYIEIPEEPGLGLTLDLDAVEEHVVEGDTVFDEA; encoded by the coding sequence ATGGGAAAGGCAAACGACGTAGACTACGCTGACCTGCACGACCCGAACGCAGAGTACACCATGCGGGAGCTCTCTGCGGAGACAATGGGTGTCACCGCCAAGCGCGGCGGCGGTCGCGACGTGGAGATCACCGACGTTCAGACGACGATGGTCGACGGGAACTTCCCGTGGACGCTCGTCCGAATCTACACCGACGCAGGCATCGTCGGCACGGGCGAGGCCTACTGGGGCGCTGGCGTCCCGGAACTCATCGAGCGGATGAAGCCGTTTGTCGTCGGCGAGAACCCGCTGGACATCGACCGCCTGTACGAGCACCTCATCCAGAAGATGAGCGGCGAGGGGAGCGTCGAGGGTGTCACCGTGACGGCCATCGCTGGCATCGAGGTCGCGCTACACGACCTTGCGGGCAAGATCCTCGAAGTACCGGCATACCAGTTGCTCGGTGGGAAGTACCGCGACGAGATGCGCGTGTATTGTGACTGTCACACCGAAGAAGAGGCTGACCCCGAGGCCTGCGCCGAGGAGGCCCGTCGCGTCGTCGACGAACTGGGTTACGACGCACTCAAGTTCGACCTCGACGTGCCAAGCGGCCTGGAGAAAGACCGCGCGAACCGACACCTCCGCCCGGGTGAAATCCGGCACAAGGCCGAGATCGTCGAGAAGGTCACCGAGGAGGTCAAAGACGAGGCTGACGTGGCCTTCGACTGTCACTGGACGTTCTCGGGCAGCTCCGGGAAGCGCCTCGCGGAGGCCATCGAGGAGTACGACGTCTGGTGGCTCGAAGACCCCGTTCCGCCGGAGAACATCGAGGTGCAGGAGGAAGTCACCAAGTCCACGACCACGCCGATCACCGTGGGCGAGAATCGCTACCGCGTCACCGAGGAGCGACGGCTTATCGAGAACCAGGCTGTCGATATGATCGCGCCGGATATGCCGAAAGTCGGTGGAATGCGCGAGACGCGCAAGGTTGCCGACGTGGCGAACCAGTACTACATCCCAGTCGCGATGCACAACGTCTCCTCGCCGATCGCGACGATGGCGAGCGCACACGTCGGGGCTGCAGTCCCGAACTCACTGGCCGTCGAGTACCACTCCTACGAACTTGGTTGGTGGGATGACCTGGTCGAGGAGACCGTCATCGAGAACGGTTACATCGAGATTCCGGAGGAGCCGGGTCTCGGGCTGACGCTCGACCTCGACGCTGTCGAAGAGCACGTTGTCGAGGGCGACACCGTCTTCGACGAGGCGTAA
- a CDS encoding hybrid sensor histidine kinase/response regulator — protein sequence MSDTYAAANSMHVLQVDDRPLLDETVEFPDSRGPDSLTLTTTDRADSALDRLEGTAIDGIVAADNLPDRSGREFAEIVRERDSNVPVLLLTEPESVASDAISNGVTDVFRRDTAVARRDLLANRIRLLVEHHRSTELASRTRQQLTELAEQSSELLWVFSGDWTEIQFVNSAYETLYGRSVESLQTSPDEFMTAIHPTDQDRVIQSMQRVSAGESVELEFQITRPDGEQRWVRAKAQPIVEDGTVARIVGASRDITERKRCESEHIAEIDRPDAPVDAVPDLFYELDENGELARWNDALAAATGYTDADLGPMSLTALFAPSDRETVRQGIETAFSTGETSFEADLLTADGTTVPYEFTGGRITAADGSPLGVVGIGRDISARESRQQALEQQNKRLGEFASVVSHDLRNPLDVARGQLELAQIEHDSDHLDAVKRAHGRIGQLIDDLLTLAQNGETALDSEPVPLQTVVEQCWQTVETGDTTLELQTSTVVRADPSRLRQLFGNLIRNSVEHGQTPHTERQDDAGEQRATTSLSQSQRPAADLTLTVGELDDGFYVADDGVGIPAGERDTVFEGGYSLASGPGFGLRIVDEIVDTHGWSITVTESDAGGARFEITGVEFETA from the coding sequence ATGTCTGACACATATGCGGCTGCGAATTCGATGCACGTGTTGCAGGTAGACGACAGGCCGCTACTCGACGAGACTGTCGAGTTCCCGGATAGTCGGGGCCCGGACTCGCTGACGCTGACGACGACCGACCGGGCAGACAGTGCGCTCGACCGTCTCGAAGGCACCGCTATCGATGGCATCGTTGCCGCCGACAACCTCCCGGACCGGTCCGGCCGTGAATTCGCTGAGATAGTCCGCGAGCGGGACAGTAATGTCCCGGTGTTGCTACTGACCGAGCCGGAATCCGTCGCCAGCGACGCAATCTCGAACGGGGTTACCGACGTTTTCAGAAGAGATACAGCTGTTGCCCGTCGCGACCTTCTCGCCAATCGGATTCGGTTACTCGTCGAACATCACCGGTCGACAGAACTCGCGAGTCGGACTAGACAGCAACTCACAGAACTGGCAGAACAGTCGAGCGAACTGCTGTGGGTGTTCTCCGGGGACTGGACCGAGATACAGTTCGTCAATTCGGCATACGAAACGCTCTACGGCCGCTCCGTCGAGTCGTTGCAGACCAGCCCCGATGAGTTCATGACAGCGATTCATCCCACGGATCAGGATAGAGTCATCCAGTCGATGCAGCGCGTCTCAGCCGGAGAATCCGTCGAACTCGAATTCCAAATCACCAGACCGGATGGCGAACAGCGCTGGGTGCGAGCCAAGGCACAGCCCATTGTTGAAGATGGCACGGTCGCCAGAATCGTCGGTGCCTCGCGTGACATCACCGAACGGAAGCGATGCGAGTCCGAACATATTGCAGAAATAGACCGCCCTGACGCACCGGTCGATGCAGTGCCGGATCTGTTCTATGAACTCGATGAGAACGGCGAGCTGGCTCGCTGGAACGATGCACTGGCGGCAGCCACCGGATATACAGACGCTGATCTCGGGCCGATGTCGCTGACAGCACTCTTCGCCCCATCAGATCGTGAAACCGTTCGACAGGGCATCGAGACGGCTTTTTCGACCGGTGAAACGTCGTTCGAGGCCGATCTGCTAACCGCCGATGGCACGACAGTGCCGTACGAATTCACCGGGGGCCGGATAACAGCTGCTGACGGCTCGCCGCTCGGCGTGGTCGGTATCGGACGGGATATCTCCGCCCGCGAAAGCCGCCAACAGGCGCTTGAACAGCAAAACAAGCGCCTCGGAGAGTTTGCCAGCGTCGTCAGTCACGACCTCCGGAACCCGCTGGACGTTGCCCGGGGCCAGCTAGAACTCGCACAGATTGAGCACGATAGCGACCACCTCGACGCGGTCAAGCGAGCCCACGGCCGTATCGGACAGCTCATCGATGACCTCCTGACGCTGGCCCAGAACGGCGAGACAGCGCTCGACAGCGAGCCGGTGCCGCTCCAGACAGTCGTCGAGCAGTGCTGGCAAACTGTCGAGACCGGCGACACGACACTGGAACTACAGACCTCGACCGTGGTGCGGGCGGACCCAAGCCGGCTCCGGCAACTCTTCGGGAACCTGATCCGCAACAGCGTGGAACACGGACAGACGCCACACACCGAGAGACAAGACGACGCCGGCGAACAGCGTGCGACGACCTCTCTCTCACAGTCGCAGAGACCAGCCGCTGACCTGACGCTTACTGTTGGCGAACTGGACGACGGCTTCTACGTCGCGGACGACGGCGTTGGGATTCCGGCCGGCGAGCGCGACACTGTGTTTGAGGGTGGCTACTCGCTGGCGTCGGGTCCCGGTTTTGGCCTCAGAATCGTCGATGAGATCGTCGATACCCACGGCTGGTCGATAACGGTCACAGAAAGCGACGCCGGCGGTGCTCGCTTCGAGATCACCGGCGTCGAGTTCGAGACGGCGTAA
- a CDS encoding type II toxin-antitoxin system VapC family toxin: protein MIVLDRDILVKLRNSEAAVVEHLKQYRTDEWTIPSHVAWESFQRYDSRSDMLQEQQHLRSSLDRILPFTSDTALEAAYLDEKLQSQGVTLDSADLLNLATAHTEGGTFITHNKNDFDKEPLLELTDVDVVHTA from the coding sequence ATGATTGTTCTCGACAGAGATATTCTGGTTAAGCTTCGAAATTCCGAGGCAGCGGTGGTTGAGCATTTGAAGCAGTACCGTACCGACGAATGGACAATCCCCTCTCACGTCGCGTGGGAGTCGTTTCAGCGCTACGACAGTCGGAGCGATATGCTTCAAGAGCAACAGCATCTCCGGTCAAGTCTTGACCGGATACTCCCGTTCACGTCGGACACCGCACTCGAAGCCGCCTATCTCGATGAGAAACTACAGTCCCAAGGCGTGACTCTTGACTCCGCGGACCTCCTGAATCTGGCTACCGCACACACTGAGGGTGGCACCTTCATTACCCACAACAAGAATGATTTCGACAAGGAGCCCCTTCTGGAACTTACCGACGTGGATGTTGTGCATACCGCCTAA
- a CDS encoding ArsR/SmtB family transcription factor — protein sequence METVLWQTLAGTRGGPNRARVLRALADQPRNANQLADDLDLAYNTVRYHLDVLEDNGVITSSDADYGVIYLPSERARTHWDTVEQILTQVDD from the coding sequence ATGGAGACGGTCCTCTGGCAAACGCTTGCAGGTACCCGCGGAGGACCCAACCGTGCCCGCGTGCTTCGCGCGCTGGCCGACCAGCCGCGAAACGCCAACCAGCTCGCTGATGACCTTGACCTCGCGTACAACACAGTCCGATACCATCTCGATGTCCTCGAAGACAACGGCGTCATCACCAGCAGCGATGCCGACTACGGCGTTATCTATCTCCCCAGTGAGCGCGCGAGAACCCACTGGGACACGGTCGAACAAATCCTCACACAGGTGGACGATTGA
- a CDS encoding PhiH1 repressor yields MRYSGGWMVLADDRILEYIREEGSGRPTEMQESGYVRYSKQYISTRCKKLSDHGLLDDLGNGVYVITERGERYLDGEIDTSEDSPDEVESVFEGESKSGENHEQV; encoded by the coding sequence ATGCGCTATTCGGGCGGCTGGATGGTACTAGCTGATGACCGGATTCTCGAATATATCCGAGAAGAAGGATCTGGTCGTCCAACCGAAATGCAAGAGAGTGGATACGTCCGCTACTCTAAGCAGTATATCAGTACTCGATGTAAGAAGCTCTCAGATCATGGACTGCTTGATGACCTTGGGAATGGTGTCTACGTCATCACGGAACGTGGAGAACGATACTTAGACGGTGAAATTGATACCTCAGAGGACTCCCCCGACGAAGTTGAGTCGGTATTTGAGGGAGAGTCCAAATCCGGAGAAAATCACGAGCAGGTCTAA
- a CDS encoding alpha/beta fold hydrolase, with translation MNAEPNYLKNIQPEPVSMHYATNDGVSLAYEREGPPDAETVVFVEGIGYGRWMWLWQQEALVEEYQTIVWDNRGTGDSDEPGGPYTMSQMASDLEAVLDDAGIEQAHVVGASMGGMIAQQYALEYDRARSLTLMCTSPGGPEAVPVPEETQQRMFAVPDDLDERELRRYKMQPALSDSFMEAHEDLIERIIDWRIDSDASDQALDWQGAAVQAFNASDRLGEITVPALVIHGTADEVVPYENGKLLARGLPNADFITVHGGPHLLFIEEYERVNTQIQEFIDDV, from the coding sequence ATGAACGCGGAACCGAACTACTTGAAGAATATTCAACCAGAACCAGTCAGTATGCACTACGCAACCAACGACGGCGTCTCGCTCGCTTACGAGCGCGAGGGGCCGCCTGACGCCGAAACCGTCGTCTTCGTTGAGGGCATCGGCTACGGCCGCTGGATGTGGCTGTGGCAACAGGAAGCGCTCGTTGAGGAGTACCAGACTATCGTGTGGGACAACCGCGGAACCGGCGATTCGGACGAACCCGGAGGTCCGTACACCATGAGCCAGATGGCGAGCGACCTGGAGGCCGTACTCGACGACGCCGGCATCGAGCAGGCCCACGTCGTCGGGGCCAGCATGGGCGGGATGATCGCCCAGCAATACGCCCTGGAGTACGACCGGGCCAGGTCGCTGACGCTCATGTGTACCTCCCCAGGTGGTCCCGAAGCGGTCCCCGTCCCTGAGGAGACACAGCAGCGGATGTTCGCCGTCCCTGATGACCTCGACGAACGCGAACTCCGACGGTACAAGATGCAGCCGGCGCTCTCAGATTCGTTCATGGAAGCCCACGAGGACCTCATCGAGCGCATCATCGACTGGCGCATCGACAGCGACGCCAGCGACCAGGCACTGGACTGGCAAGGCGCGGCGGTTCAGGCGTTCAACGCGTCGGACCGCCTCGGTGAAATCACAGTCCCGGCCCTCGTCATCCACGGGACCGCCGACGAGGTGGTCCCCTACGAGAACGGGAAGCTACTGGCACGCGGGCTCCCGAACGCCGACTTCATCACCGTCCACGGCGGCCCGCACCTGCTGTTCATCGAGGAGTACGAGCGCGTCAACACACAGATACAGGAGTTTATCGACGATGTCTGA
- a CDS encoding DUF4397 domain-containing protein, with product MSSDTTRRRILLGIGTGVTVGIAGCSGGGNGGAEEPDTETDSGMDTPMETETDTQTEAETDPGTAAVRVAHMSPNAPNVDVYLEGDAVLEDVPFGAVSQYLDVPAGERSVEITAAGDPDTSVFSGPVAVEADTAYTIAAVGEIGDDADQAFEPLVLEDDNSDPGGDTARVRLVHASPDAPAVDVTLASNGDALYDGVEYGGSGYVEVPSGDYTLQVRGDTESNDGDVAAEFDVSLSGGEVYTAFAAGYLTPDDDPADAPFDLLVTQDTGGSATETETESEPANVRVAHMSPNAPNVDVYVDGSAVLEDVPFGAVSDYLEVPAGARTVEITAAGDPDTSVFEGDVTVEGGQAYTVAAAGEIGDDTGDSFQPLVLADNLTAPSNGTARLRLVHLSPDAPQVDVTVGSSGDVLFDAADFREFDSVEVPAGEYTIQVRGATPDNDGDVVAEYDLSLAGETGYTAFAAGYLTPDDEPADTPFDLIVAQDTGGM from the coding sequence ATGTCATCAGACACGACCCGACGACGGATCTTGCTCGGTATCGGAACCGGTGTGACAGTCGGCATCGCTGGCTGTAGCGGCGGCGGTAACGGCGGTGCCGAAGAGCCAGACACCGAGACGGACAGCGGCATGGACACGCCGATGGAGACCGAAACAGACACTCAGACCGAAGCGGAAACCGATCCGGGGACTGCGGCGGTCCGAGTGGCGCACATGTCGCCGAACGCCCCGAACGTGGACGTCTATCTTGAGGGCGATGCAGTCCTCGAAGACGTTCCCTTCGGTGCGGTGAGTCAGTACCTCGACGTGCCCGCGGGAGAGCGGTCGGTCGAGATAACCGCCGCTGGTGATCCGGACACGTCGGTGTTTTCGGGGCCTGTTGCGGTGGAAGCAGACACAGCGTACACCATCGCCGCAGTCGGTGAAATCGGCGATGACGCCGACCAGGCGTTCGAACCGCTGGTCCTGGAAGACGACAACAGCGACCCCGGCGGCGACACCGCACGCGTCCGCCTGGTCCACGCTTCGCCCGACGCGCCGGCCGTCGACGTGACCCTCGCGTCGAACGGAGATGCGCTGTACGACGGCGTCGAGTACGGCGGCTCCGGCTACGTTGAAGTGCCTTCAGGGGACTATACGCTCCAAGTACGTGGTGACACGGAGAGCAACGACGGCGACGTCGCCGCGGAGTTCGACGTGAGCCTGTCCGGTGGCGAGGTGTACACGGCCTTCGCAGCAGGCTATCTCACGCCGGACGACGACCCGGCGGACGCGCCCTTCGACCTGCTCGTGACACAGGACACTGGCGGCAGCGCTACGGAAACTGAAACAGAGTCTGAGCCAGCGAATGTCCGGGTGGCACACATGTCGCCGAACGCCCCGAACGTTGACGTGTACGTCGACGGGTCGGCCGTGCTCGAAGACGTGCCCTTCGGCGCTGTCAGTGACTATCTGGAGGTCCCCGCTGGCGCGCGAACGGTCGAAATCACTGCTGCCGGCGACCCGGACACGTCGGTGTTCGAGGGTGACGTGACCGTTGAGGGCGGACAGGCGTACACCGTCGCAGCGGCCGGCGAAATCGGCGACGATACCGGTGACTCCTTCCAGCCACTCGTGCTCGCCGACAATCTCACCGCACCCAGCAATGGGACAGCCCGCCTCCGACTGGTTCACCTCTCGCCCGATGCCCCACAAGTCGACGTGACAGTCGGATCGAGCGGCGACGTGCTGTTCGATGCTGCCGACTTCCGGGAATTCGACAGCGTCGAGGTGCCAGCGGGTGAGTATACGATACAGGTCCGCGGAGCGACACCTGACAACGACGGGGACGTTGTCGCGGAGTACGACCTTAGCCTGGCTGGCGAAACCGGGTACACCGCCTTTGCGGCGGGCTATCTCACGCCGGACGACGAACCGGCAGACACACCCTTTGATCTGATTGTCGCACAGGACACCGGCGGAATGTAG
- a CDS encoding branched-chain amino acid ABC transporter permease — MYHTLLNSAVSAETQMLLPTVETMVGVLYFGLFAISFDFISGYTGYLSFGHAVFYGTGAYTVILIANGKLPLLGPGTPFMLSLLVGGLIAVVLAMLVGLVSFRLSGVYFAMITLGFAQVFYVFVRGWDYVATNPRDGPAVGPSHAEGFQIGVPGIDQLSLSIGVLTGDEVALLGSTLSGTEVSYYMIGLVVLACYFAMQRIIHSPFGRVMLAIRENEERAVAIGYNTYLYKLGAFAISGFFAAVAGGLFAGFKRSASPENSFYFLVTGDALLASIIGGFGTLAGSLYGHLFDETVREFLSKAGQGGGLLPYLRALLGQETLDATLVGETTIGGLIDLLLNGHASLYVGIVFVLFVLYVPDGLLGTLRARVGGTFAEALPAKVWGESDQ, encoded by the coding sequence GTGTATCACACGCTGTTGAACTCGGCGGTCAGCGCCGAGACGCAGATGCTCCTGCCGACGGTGGAGACGATGGTCGGCGTGCTGTACTTCGGCCTTTTTGCTATCTCGTTTGACTTCATCAGCGGCTACACCGGCTACCTCTCGTTTGGCCACGCGGTGTTCTACGGCACCGGCGCGTACACCGTCATCCTCATCGCCAACGGGAAGCTGCCGCTGCTTGGCCCCGGGACGCCGTTCATGCTGTCCCTGCTGGTCGGCGGTCTCATCGCCGTCGTGCTGGCGATGCTCGTCGGCCTCGTCTCGTTCCGCCTCTCTGGCGTCTACTTCGCGATGATTACGCTCGGCTTCGCGCAGGTGTTCTACGTGTTCGTCCGCGGCTGGGACTACGTGGCGACCAACCCCCGCGACGGTCCGGCGGTCGGGCCAAGCCACGCCGAGGGCTTTCAGATCGGGGTTCCCGGCATCGACCAGCTCTCGCTGTCAATCGGCGTCCTTACCGGCGACGAGGTCGCCCTGCTGGGGTCGACGCTGTCCGGCACAGAAGTGTCCTACTACATGATCGGCCTCGTCGTTCTGGCCTGCTACTTCGCTATGCAGCGCATCATCCACTCCCCCTTTGGCCGAGTGATGCTCGCCATCCGGGAAAACGAGGAACGCGCCGTCGCCATCGGCTACAACACGTATCTGTACAAGCTCGGGGCCTTCGCCATCAGTGGCTTCTTCGCTGCCGTTGCCGGTGGCTTATTCGCCGGCTTCAAGCGCTCGGCAAGCCCGGAGAACTCCTTTTACTTCCTGGTGACTGGCGACGCCCTGCTTGCGAGTATCATCGGCGGTTTCGGCACGCTTGCCGGCTCGCTGTACGGGCATCTATTCGACGAGACCGTCCGAGAGTTCCTCTCGAAGGCCGGGCAGGGTGGCGGCCTGTTGCCCTATCTCCGTGCGCTGTTAGGGCAGGAAACCCTTGACGCGACGCTGGTCGGCGAGACGACCATCGGCGGGCTCATCGACCTGCTGTTGAACGGCCACGCGAGCCTCTACGTCGGAATCGTGTTTGTGCTGTTCGTGCTCTACGTCCCCGACGGGCTGCTTGGGACGCTCCGGGCACGTGTCGGTGGGACGTTCGCAGAGGCGCTGCCGGCGAAGGTCTGGGGTGAGTCCGACCAATGA
- a CDS encoding AMP-binding protein has protein sequence MSELGPGTPQKWVGAWSERRAALTPDREGLVDATTGERFTYAELDRRANRTARLLRRYGVGDSGESTGTVAVVSRNRPAVVDLFFASAKTGSRLAPLSHRLAPPELAELLDRVDPELLVVEASSAETVSTALETADTAAPQLIHLGTAADSASSAATLDSTPYASALPEDDTPVETATPAPSDTHLLLHTGGSTGTPKETELTHRGIVWNSLNTITAWGLREDDVTPMVFPMFHTGGWNVLTVPLWHMGGTVVIARAFDPSDVLEIIDSEGGTVLVAVPAILRMMANHDRWAETDLSSLRFAKSGGGPCRKSVMETWWDRGVDLSQGYGLTECGPNNFAMPEDWPHEKADSVGKPVLHVDARVVEPEDSDDEGSPAGSRDPVDPGTVGELQLRSPHAAAGYLDNPDATAETFGDGWVSTGDLARVDADGYYYIEGRTKHMFVSGGENVFPPEVEDAIADHPMVGEVVVIPVPDDRWGQVGKAVIEPASTAVTDGASDRPLTLDDLRTFLDDRLARYKHPHDIAFVEAMPTSGPDKIDRGAVSDRFGA, from the coding sequence ATGTCTGAACTCGGCCCCGGTACCCCACAAAAGTGGGTCGGTGCCTGGAGCGAGCGCCGGGCCGCGCTCACGCCGGACCGCGAGGGATTGGTGGATGCGACCACCGGCGAGCGGTTCACGTACGCCGAACTGGACCGGCGAGCGAACCGGACCGCTCGCCTGCTTCGGCGGTACGGCGTCGGCGACAGTGGTGAGTCTACCGGTACTGTCGCCGTCGTCTCGCGGAACCGCCCAGCTGTCGTCGACCTGTTCTTCGCCTCCGCCAAGACCGGGAGCCGACTGGCTCCGCTGTCCCACCGGCTTGCGCCCCCGGAACTCGCCGAACTCCTCGACCGCGTGGACCCGGAACTCCTCGTTGTCGAGGCTTCCTCCGCCGAGACTGTCTCGACTGCTCTGGAGACAGCCGATACGGCGGCTCCCCAGCTTATCCATCTCGGAACCGCCGCCGACAGCGCGTCCTCGGCTGCCACGCTCGACAGCACGCCCTACGCTTCGGCCCTCCCCGAGGACGACACACCCGTCGAGACAGCAACGCCGGCCCCCAGCGACACACATCTCCTCCTGCACACCGGTGGGTCGACTGGAACGCCAAAGGAGACGGAACTAACCCACCGCGGCATCGTCTGGAACTCTCTGAATACGATTACGGCCTGGGGACTGCGCGAGGACGACGTGACGCCGATGGTGTTTCCGATGTTTCACACCGGTGGCTGGAACGTTCTCACCGTCCCCCTGTGGCACATGGGCGGGACAGTGGTCATCGCCCGTGCGTTTGACCCTAGCGACGTACTGGAGATCATCGACTCGGAGGGCGGGACCGTCCTTGTCGCCGTCCCGGCAATCCTGCGGATGATGGCGAACCACGACCGCTGGGCGGAGACGGACCTCTCGTCGCTCCGCTTCGCCAAATCCGGCGGCGGCCCCTGTCGCAAAAGCGTGATGGAGACGTGGTGGGACCGGGGCGTCGACCTCTCACAGGGGTACGGCCTCACCGAGTGCGGGCCGAACAACTTCGCGATGCCCGAGGACTGGCCCCACGAGAAGGCTGATTCCGTCGGTAAGCCGGTGCTACACGTCGACGCCAGAGTCGTCGAACCCGAAGATAGCGACGACGAAGGCAGCCCTGCCGGTTCACGGGACCCGGTCGACCCCGGCACCGTTGGCGAACTCCAGTTGCGCTCGCCCCACGCCGCGGCGGGCTACCTCGACAATCCGGACGCGACCGCCGAGACATTTGGCGACGGCTGGGTGTCGACCGGCGACCTCGCCCGCGTCGACGCGGACGGCTACTACTACATCGAGGGCCGCACCAAGCACATGTTCGTCAGCGGCGGCGAGAACGTCTTTCCCCCGGAGGTCGAGGACGCTATCGCCGACCATCCCATGGTCGGTGAAGTCGTCGTGATTCCGGTCCCCGACGACAGATGGGGGCAGGTCGGAAAGGCTGTCATCGAGCCCGCATCCACTGCTGTGACCGACGGGGCTAGCGATCGACCGCTGACGCTTGACGACCTCCGAACGTTCCTCGACGACCGCCTGGCACGGTACAAACACCCCCACGATATCGCGTTCGTCGAGGCGATGCCGACCAGCGGCCCAGACAAGATTGATCGGGGTGCAGTTTCAGACCGCTTCGGTGCGTAA
- a CDS encoding ribbon-helix-helix protein, CopG family: protein MPHANVTVGMEPSMLADIEEERKRHGMSRAEYIRHLIRQAHDSPFDVPETELCTDENRRTEESKTGAA from the coding sequence ATGCCACATGCAAATGTGACCGTGGGCATGGAGCCGTCGATGCTCGCGGACATCGAAGAGGAAAGGAAACGACACGGAATGAGTCGGGCCGAGTATATTCGCCATCTCATTCGCCAGGCGCACGACTCTCCGTTTGATGTTCCAGAAACCGAACTGTGTACAGACGAAAACCGACGAACTGAAGAGTCGAAAACGGGGGCCGCGTAA
- a CDS encoding tyrosine-type recombinase/integrase: MTERPSLSPREARDRYLAHRQTDAADASIKSFRYRLKHFVEWAEERDITAMRELTGWKLDEYETFRRGSDVSPATLNGEMQTLKNWLEYLARIDVVDEDLPEKVHVPTIPDGEESNDEMLEPEAAKKLLRAMRSDPTHYGTVKHALLELLWFTGCRVGAARSLDLRDYHSGERFVTFHHREGTPLKNDSDGERAVGLPEAVCEVLDYYIEHHRESSHDDHGRKPLFTTTQGRASENTARVWTYLATQPCLHGPCPHGKERETCSYLHIHSASKCPSSLSPHRIRTGSITWQRDCGLPAEVVSERVNATLEVIEKHYDQATKRQRLEERRRPYINNLELDLEADS; this comes from the coding sequence ATGACTGAGAGGCCGTCACTCTCTCCGCGAGAGGCGAGAGATCGCTATCTTGCCCACCGCCAGACGGACGCGGCCGACGCCTCTATCAAATCGTTTCGGTATCGGCTGAAGCACTTTGTCGAGTGGGCAGAAGAGCGCGATATCACCGCCATGCGCGAGCTGACTGGCTGGAAGCTCGATGAGTACGAGACCTTCCGTCGCGGCTCGGATGTCTCGCCGGCCACGTTGAACGGCGAGATGCAGACTCTCAAGAACTGGTTGGAGTATCTGGCACGCATCGACGTGGTTGATGAGGACTTACCCGAAAAAGTCCACGTCCCTACGATACCCGATGGAGAAGAGTCCAACGACGAGATGCTGGAACCGGAGGCAGCCAAGAAACTGCTTCGAGCTATGCGGTCAGATCCTACACACTACGGGACAGTAAAGCACGCTCTGCTCGAACTTCTCTGGTTTACGGGATGCCGGGTAGGTGCAGCCCGTAGCCTTGATCTACGGGACTACCACAGCGGCGAGCGGTTCGTGACTTTCCACCATCGAGAAGGGACGCCGTTGAAGAACGATAGCGATGGTGAGCGGGCGGTTGGGCTACCGGAGGCAGTCTGTGAGGTGCTGGATTACTACATTGAGCATCACCGGGAGAGTAGCCACGACGATCATGGCCGCAAGCCGTTGTTCACCACGACTCAGGGCCGCGCGAGTGAGAACACTGCACGGGTGTGGACGTATCTCGCTACTCAGCCGTGCCTGCATGGCCCGTGTCCCCACGGGAAGGAGCGAGAGACTTGTTCGTATCTCCACATTCACAGCGCGAGTAAGTGTCCGTCGTCGCTCTCTCCCCACCGGATTCGGACGGGGAGCATCACCTGGCAGCGTGACTGTGGCTTACCGGCCGAGGTGGTTTCAGAACGGGTGAACGCCACTCTCGAAGTCATCGAAAAGCACTACGACCAGGCAACGAAGCGCCAGCGGTTGGAGGAGCGCCGCCGCCCCTACATCAACAACTTAGAACTCGACTTAGAGGCCGATTCATGA